GTCCGGGATTCGACACTCTCGGCCTCGCCCTGAGCGTCTACGACGAGTTGACGGTCACCGCCCTCGAACCGGGCCGCCTCGAGATCGAGGTCGAGGGGGAGGGCGCCGAGGGTGTCCCGCGGGATGCCTCGCACCTCGTGGTGACCGCCATCCGCTACGCGTTCGACGCGGTCGGGCGCGAGATGCCGGGGCTGCGTCTTCGCGCCGTCAACGTCATCCCGCACGGGCGTGGACTCGGTTCCTCGGGAGCGGCGGTCGTGTCGGGCCTGCTCGCGGCGAAGGGGCTGCTCGCCGGCGACGTCGACCTCGACGACGACACCCTGCTGCGCCTGGCCACCGAGATGGAGGGCCACCCCGACAACGTCGCCCCGGCCCTCTTCGGCGGGCTCACGATCGCCTGGGTCGACGACGGGCGTCCGCAGCACAAGAAGCTGCTCGTGCACCGCGGGGTCGCGCCGCTGGTGTTCGTCCCCGAGTTCACGATGTCGACCTCCGTCGCGCGGAGCCTGCAGCCGCTTCAGGTGCCGCGGGAAGACGCCGTGTTCAACGTTTCGCGGTCGGCGCTGCTGATCGCGGCGCTCACCCAGAGCCCTGAGCTGCTCCTGGCGGCCACCGAGGACAAGCTGCACCAGAACTATCGCGCGCAGGCGATGCCCGACACCGACAAGCTGGTGCGGGCGCTGCGCGCGGTGGGGTTCGCCGCGGTCGTCTCCGGGGCCGGTCCCAGCGTCCTCGTGCTCGCCGACGGGCCCGGTCGGCGCCTCGAAGCGGTGGCCGTCGCCGAACGCGCCACCGACACCCCGTGGGAGGCCCTCATGCTGGCCGTCGACGTCAAGGGTGGTACAGTGAAGGAGTACGCGGAGGGTTCCACGTGATACGTGAATCTGGCCTCCGTCGCAATTCTGCGAAACCACCGCACACCTCTCGTCCTGACGAAGCGCTCTAGCCACGCCAGGTCGCCGGGATCCGGACGAGATTCTGCTTTGCCGCGCGTGCGGTCATCGTGCACCGTCTGACATTCATCTGCCTGCAATCTGCTGACAAGGAGAACTCGTGGAGTCCATCTCCGAGGTCCACACCCCTGACGACACCACCGACGAGCGCGCCGACGCGCCCGAGGCGGTCGCCACGGACCCGAACACCACCCCCGACAACCCCGCCGAGGCCGCCGAGGCCGAGGGCGCCGCTCCGGCGGACGCCGAGGAGAGCGCGGATGCCGTCGCTGAAGCGACGCCGGCCGACGCCCCCGCTGCGGAGCCCGCCGATGCCGCTGCCGAGGCGCCGGCCGCCGACGCCGCGGAGGCGCCCGCCGACGCTTCTGCCGAGGAGGCGCCTGCCGAGACCGCGCCGCGCAAGCGTGCGCCCCGCCGGGCCAAGACCGAGGGCGCAACGGCGACCACCCGCCCCAAGCGCACTCGCGCCACCAAGGCCGAGAAGACCGCCGCGGCGGACGACGCGCCGGCCGCGGACCAGCCGACCGTCGAGCAGTCCGCCGTCGAAGAGGTCGCTGCCGCGGCGCCCGAGACGGTGGCTCCCGCCGACGACGCCGACGCGGCGCCCAGCGAGAGCACCGCCGACGCCGCGCCCAGCGAGAGCGCCGCCGACACCACGACCTCCCCGGCCGAGACGCCGGCCGCCGACAGCACGTCCGAGGGCGACACCGCAGCGCCTGCCGCCGAGCAGTCCGATGATGCGTCGTCCTCGTCCGAGGGTGACGCCGACGCGGGCACGCGAGACGACGCCGACGAGACCCCGTCGCGTGGCCGGAGCCGCAGCCGCAACCGCAACCGCAACCGCGGTGGCCAGAACCCGAACGCACAGGAGGCCGGCAACGGCCAGGGCGGCCAGAACCAGGGCGGCCAGAACCAGGGCGGCAACGGTCGCGGCGCGCAGAACCAGAACACCGCGACGAACGTCGGCCCCGAAGCATCCGATGACGACACCTCCGCGGCGGGCGGCCGTGGGCGCCAGCGCAACAAGCGTCGTGGCCAGGGGCCGGTCGACGAGTTCGAGACCGAGATCAGCGAGGATGACGTCCTCATCCCGATCGCGGGCATCCTCGACGTGCTCGACAACTACGCGTTCGTGCGCACCACCGGCTACCTTCCCGGACCGCAGGACGTCTACGTCTCGCTGGGGCAGGTGAAGAAGTACAACCTGCGCAAGGGCGACGCCGTCGTCGGCTCGATCAAGCAGCCGCGCGAGGGCGAGCAGTCCAGCCGCCAGAAGTACAACGCGCTCGTGAAGGTCGACGCGGTCAACGGCCTGTCGGTCGACGATGCCGCCGAGCGCGTCGAGTTCGGCAAGCTCACCCCGCTCTACCCGCAGGAGCGCCTGCGCCTGGAAACGGCGCCCGAGAAGCTCACGCAGCGCATCATCGACCTCGTCGCCCCCATCGGCAAGGGTCAGCGCGGTCTCATCGTCGCCCCGCCGAAGGCGGGCAAGACGATCGTGCTGCAGCAGATCGCCAACGCCATCGCGATCAACAACCCCGAGGTGCACCTGATGGTCGTGCTCGTCGACGAGCGCCCCGAAGAAGTGACCGACATGCAGCGGACGGTCCGCGGCGAGGTCATCGCCTCGACCTTCGACCGGCCGGCCGAGGACCACACCACGGTCGCCGAGCTCGCCATCGAGCGGGCCAAGCGCCTGGTGGAGCTCGGTCGCGACGTCGTCGTGCTGCTGGACTCGATCACGCGCCTGGGTCGTGCCTACAACATCTCCGCGCCCACCTCGGGTCGCGTGCTCACCGGCGGGGTCGACGCCTCGGCCCTGTACCCGCCCAAGCGGTTCTTCGGCGCAGCGCGCAACATCGAGAACGGCGGCTCGCTGACGATCCTCGCCACCGCGCTGGTCGAGACCGGCTCGAAGATGGACGAGGTGATCTTCGAGGAGTTCAAGGGCACCGGCAACAGCGAGCTGCGTCTGAACCGCCAGCTCGCCGACAAGCGGATCTTCCCGGCCGTGGACGTCAATGCGTCGTCGACGCGTCGCGAAGAGATGCTGATGTCGGCCGACGAGGTCAAGATCACCTGGAAGCTCCGGCGGGCCCTCGCGGGTCTTGACCCCCAGCAGGCGCTGGAGGTCGTGCTCGGAAAGCTCAAGGAGACCGGCTCGAACGTCGAGTTCCTCGTGCAGATGCAGAAGTCGATGCCCGCTCCAGCGCAGGGCGGTCACGGCGGCCACGGCAGCAGCCACGGTCACGACAACAGCATCCGCTGAGCGCGACGCCCGTGGCTGAGCCCGCGATGTGGGAGTCCGTCCGCACGCTGATCGACGAGCACGCGGCGGTGCAGCACGAGCTGTCCGATCCGGCCGTGCACGCCGACGCGGCGCGCGCCAAGCACGTCAACCGGCGGTACGCCGAGCTGTCGCGCATCGTCGCGGCTCACGAGGCCGTTCTCGCGGCATCCGAGGATCTGGATGCCGCGCGCGACCTCGCACGCGAGGACGCCTCGTTCGCCGAGGAGGTCCCGTCGCTCGAGGCTCGGCTCGCGGAGGCGCAGGAGAAGCTGCGGCGCCTGCTGATCCCTCGGGATCCGGACGACGCCCGCGACGTGATCATGGAGATCAAGGCCGGCGAGGGCGGCGCCGAAAGCGCACTGTTCGCCGCGGACCTGCTGCGGATGTACGTGCAGTACGCCGCTGCGAAGGGCTGGAAGACCGAGCTCCTCGAGCGCACGGAGTCCGACCTCGGCGGCTTCAAAGACGTCCAGGTGGCGATCAAGGGATCGTCGACCGATCCTGCGCAGGGCGTGTGGGCCCACCTGAAGTACGAGGGCGGCGTTCATCGCGTGCAGCGGGTTCCCGCCACGGAGTCGCAGGGGCGGATCCACACCTCGACCACCGGCGTGCTCGTCTTCCCCGAGGTCGACGAGCCCGAGGAGG
The Microbacterium sp. SLBN-154 DNA segment above includes these coding regions:
- the thrB gene encoding homoserine kinase; the protein is MSGVPVGREVVVRVPATSANLGPGFDTLGLALSVYDELTVTALEPGRLEIEVEGEGAEGVPRDASHLVVTAIRYAFDAVGREMPGLRLRAVNVIPHGRGLGSSGAAVVSGLLAAKGLLAGDVDLDDDTLLRLATEMEGHPDNVAPALFGGLTIAWVDDGRPQHKKLLVHRGVAPLVFVPEFTMSTSVARSLQPLQVPREDAVFNVSRSALLIAALTQSPELLLAATEDKLHQNYRAQAMPDTDKLVRALRAVGFAAVVSGAGPSVLVLADGPGRRLEAVAVAERATDTPWEALMLAVDVKGGTVKEYAEGST
- the rho gene encoding transcription termination factor Rho, coding for MESISEVHTPDDTTDERADAPEAVATDPNTTPDNPAEAAEAEGAAPADAEESADAVAEATPADAPAAEPADAAAEAPAADAAEAPADASAEEAPAETAPRKRAPRRAKTEGATATTRPKRTRATKAEKTAAADDAPAADQPTVEQSAVEEVAAAAPETVAPADDADAAPSESTADAAPSESAADTTTSPAETPAADSTSEGDTAAPAAEQSDDASSSSEGDADAGTRDDADETPSRGRSRSRNRNRNRGGQNPNAQEAGNGQGGQNQGGQNQGGNGRGAQNQNTATNVGPEASDDDTSAAGGRGRQRNKRRGQGPVDEFETEISEDDVLIPIAGILDVLDNYAFVRTTGYLPGPQDVYVSLGQVKKYNLRKGDAVVGSIKQPREGEQSSRQKYNALVKVDAVNGLSVDDAAERVEFGKLTPLYPQERLRLETAPEKLTQRIIDLVAPIGKGQRGLIVAPPKAGKTIVLQQIANAIAINNPEVHLMVVLVDERPEEVTDMQRTVRGEVIASTFDRPAEDHTTVAELAIERAKRLVELGRDVVVLLDSITRLGRAYNISAPTSGRVLTGGVDASALYPPKRFFGAARNIENGGSLTILATALVETGSKMDEVIFEEFKGTGNSELRLNRQLADKRIFPAVDVNASSTRREEMLMSADEVKITWKLRRALAGLDPQQALEVVLGKLKETGSNVEFLVQMQKSMPAPAQGGHGGHGSSHGHDNSIR
- the prfA gene encoding peptide chain release factor 1 translates to MWESVRTLIDEHAAVQHELSDPAVHADAARAKHVNRRYAELSRIVAAHEAVLAASEDLDAARDLAREDASFAEEVPSLEARLAEAQEKLRRLLIPRDPDDARDVIMEIKAGEGGAESALFAADLLRMYVQYAAAKGWKTELLERTESDLGGFKDVQVAIKGSSTDPAQGVWAHLKYEGGVHRVQRVPATESQGRIHTSTTGVLVFPEVDEPEEVQIDPNDLKVDVFRSSGPGGQSVNTTDSAVRITHLPTGIVVSMQNEKSQLQNREAGMRVLRARLLARQQEERDAAASDARKSQIRGMDRSERIRTYNFPENRIADHRTGYKAYNLDQVMDGALEPLVASCIAADEEERLAALGGDA